A stretch of Aureispira sp. CCB-E DNA encodes these proteins:
- a CDS encoding 5-carboxymethyl-2-hydroxymuconate Delta-isomerase, which produces MPHFVLDCSSNIIQQQPPEKIMQIVYEAANATGLFAPEDIKVRINPFQYYTVGNQQKDFIHVFGNIMEGRNKQQKAHLSKQIILALKPLFPTIPILSINIRDFEKATYCNKTMV; this is translated from the coding sequence ATGCCGCATTTCGTATTAGATTGTTCTTCGAATATTATCCAACAACAGCCTCCTGAAAAAATTATGCAAATAGTTTATGAGGCTGCCAATGCAACAGGATTGTTTGCCCCTGAAGATATTAAAGTTAGAATCAATCCGTTTCAATATTACACCGTTGGCAATCAACAAAAAGATTTCATCCATGTCTTTGGAAATATCATGGAAGGTCGAAACAAGCAACAAAAGGCGCATCTTTCTAAACAAATTATTCTAGCTCTTAAGCCTTTATTTCCCACTATTCCAATTCTTTCTATCAACATTCGTGATTTTGAAAAAGCAACTTATTGCAATAAAACCATGGTATAA
- a CDS encoding class I adenylate-forming enzyme family protein produces the protein MVLLEFAARTYPDRIAIVEGTEQISYKTLYQETQQLAAQLQKEYQFLAGQKVALLCKNHIPFVQSLFALSMLGIDVYLLNVAMNTDQFDFLIKKHAFDAIIHDRNGEKLILTSNFKATCIPTHSSTTGYSIRQLAKQEFPNRYHLKKSSAGKLIILTGGTTGNFKTAVRKPSVFNFLNPFFALLNQLNLGNYRSVYILTPLYHGFGVAALLISIILGVKIILSQHFKAISAGQKMRMHQVEVLVLVPIILQRLLQEDPNLFEYNKVILSGGAVLNPTLVQKASSLVPNQLANLYGTSEAGFCVMATSNDLVKFPTSIGKKIKGVSIKIQDNKQQELPFGTVGMLCVKSNWTMSNKTTQWIETGDLAYINSSGYCFLCGRVDDLVISGGVNVYPIELEHILLQHPAVWQAAVIGIPDAEYGQRLKAFVSLQTKSILSASELRIWLKGKISGPQTPKEIVFLEQIPVTSLGKIDKKKLS, from the coding sequence ATGGTTTTGTTAGAATTTGCAGCCCGTACTTATCCTGATAGAATAGCGATTGTCGAAGGAACCGAACAAATTTCCTACAAAACATTATACCAAGAAACCCAGCAACTAGCCGCTCAATTACAGAAAGAATACCAATTTTTAGCTGGTCAAAAAGTTGCCTTGCTTTGCAAAAATCACATTCCTTTTGTGCAAAGCCTTTTTGCTCTTTCTATGTTGGGAATAGATGTTTACTTACTCAATGTTGCTATGAATACGGATCAATTTGATTTTTTGATAAAAAAACACGCTTTTGATGCCATCATTCATGATCGTAATGGAGAAAAACTGATTCTAACATCCAATTTTAAAGCAACTTGTATTCCCACTCATTCTTCTACAACAGGTTACAGCATTCGCCAATTGGCAAAACAAGAATTCCCCAATCGTTATCACTTAAAAAAAAGCAGTGCGGGAAAATTAATTATTTTAACAGGTGGCACAACGGGGAATTTCAAAACTGCTGTAAGAAAGCCCTCTGTTTTTAATTTTTTAAATCCTTTTTTTGCACTCCTCAATCAACTTAACTTGGGCAACTATCGCTCTGTTTATATCTTAACACCCCTTTACCATGGCTTTGGGGTTGCTGCATTATTAATTTCTATTATTTTAGGAGTTAAAATTATATTGAGCCAACATTTTAAAGCAATCTCAGCGGGGCAGAAAATGCGAATGCATCAAGTAGAAGTACTTGTTTTGGTTCCTATCATCCTTCAGCGGTTATTACAAGAAGATCCCAACTTATTTGAATACAACAAAGTCATTTTATCGGGGGGAGCTGTTTTGAATCCAACACTTGTTCAAAAAGCCTCTTCCTTAGTTCCTAATCAATTGGCTAATTTATATGGCACTTCCGAGGCTGGATTTTGTGTAATGGCTACTAGTAACGATTTGGTAAAATTTCCAACTAGCATTGGCAAAAAAATTAAAGGGGTCAGCATTAAAATACAAGATAACAAGCAACAAGAACTACCCTTTGGAACCGTTGGGATGCTTTGTGTCAAAAGTAATTGGACCATGTCCAATAAAACAACTCAATGGATTGAAACAGGCGATTTAGCTTATATCAATTCCTCTGGATACTGTTTCTTGTGTGGGCGTGTCGATGATTTGGTCATTTCTGGTGGAGTAAACGTCTATCCTATCGAATTAGAACATATTTTACTACAACATCCTGCTGTTTGGCAAGCTGCAGTTATTGGTATTCCTGATGCAGAGTATGGACAGCGGTTAAAAGCCTTTGTAAGCTTGCAAACCAAAAGTATATTAAGTGCTTCAGAGCTTCGAATTTGGTTAAAAGGAAAAATTTCTGGTCCCCAAACACCCAAAGAAATTGTATTTTTAGAACAAATTCCTGTTACTAGCTTGGGAAAAATAGATAAGAAAAAATTGTCTTAA
- a CDS encoding SDR family NAD(P)-dependent oxidoreductase — MPVSYHFLEYLLFPPNWINRSKLKQAVQHRTILITGASFGIGEATTQFLATYDVHLVLVARTASKLMALKESLSQHKATISIYPTDLTQTAAVERLIETIHTLPNGLDFIISNAGHSIRRPIRQSLERFHDFERTMGINYFAPVRLLLGLLPLLQKRQGKIINVSALNVLLLPAPHWAAYQASKTAFDQWFRSVALEIKATGISSSSLYLPLVRTRMIAPTEAYQKAPAMSPQQVALIIVKHLYQNKRTWMPWWGFFARLGSFLFRGLWEWSVPYFLKKDSF, encoded by the coding sequence ATGCCTGTGTCTTATCACTTCTTAGAATACTTGCTCTTTCCCCCTAATTGGATAAATCGATCCAAGCTAAAGCAAGCTGTTCAACACAGAACCATACTGATTACTGGAGCTAGTTTTGGTATTGGGGAAGCAACAACTCAATTCTTAGCCACCTACGATGTACATCTTGTTTTAGTAGCCCGCACAGCTTCTAAATTGATGGCTTTAAAAGAAAGTTTGAGTCAACACAAAGCTACTATTAGTATTTATCCTACTGATTTAACACAGACAGCAGCTGTAGAGCGATTAATAGAAACCATCCATACACTCCCCAATGGCTTGGATTTTATTATTAGTAATGCAGGACACTCCATTCGACGACCAATTCGACAATCTCTAGAACGATTTCATGATTTTGAACGTACGATGGGCATTAACTACTTTGCTCCTGTTCGTTTGCTCTTAGGTTTACTTCCTTTGTTACAAAAACGGCAAGGGAAAATAATTAATGTTTCGGCGCTCAACGTTCTTTTGTTGCCTGCTCCACATTGGGCGGCTTACCAAGCCTCCAAAACAGCTTTTGATCAATGGTTTCGTTCTGTTGCTCTTGAAATAAAAGCTACTGGCATTTCCTCTAGTAGTCTCTATTTGCCATTGGTTAGAACCCGTATGATTGCGCCAACAGAAGCCTACCAAAAAGCTCCTGCTATGTCTCCACAACAGGTTGCTTTAATCATTGTTAAGCACTTGTATCAAAATAAACGAACTTGGATGCCTTGGTGGGGCTTTTTTGCTCGACTAGGGTCTTTTTTATTTAGAGGGCTTTGGGAATGGAGTGTTCCCTATTTTTTGAAAAAAGATTCATTCTGA
- a CDS encoding lipase family protein: MRCLLFGLLLLAGSTSFAQLREGFDPDEVKALIAMCNSYTFQDLYGSDAQITPKNYQKVFTSPTIGMDNKFQVYTKGTVGVINFRGSTNQIVSWVENMYSAMIPAKGVITLDKVEHPYCFAQDTGAAVHSGYALAVVLLSPTILEQISQLNQKGIYDILITGHSQGGALANMTRAYLENLPKGTLSSKNVYKTYAFANPMCGNKNFAEEYYARYCENNMSYTIINPADLVPSMPMHYQEQGKILSKERLKAWIFGQESFDIRKIGLEMVIRKFEKSLKDYVNSSNRLIEKMVSASYGSVDMPDYIRDINYYQVGNIRELQQFPYPKIQLDSNTLTEEQLAKLKPAEDGNYYKTEPNFYQHKPYNYYTAILREYFSRDYKNLEVKYLPENL; the protein is encoded by the coding sequence ATGAGATGTTTACTTTTTGGACTACTACTTTTAGCTGGTAGTACCTCTTTTGCCCAACTACGTGAAGGTTTTGACCCCGATGAAGTCAAAGCGTTGATTGCCATGTGTAATAGTTACACATTTCAAGATTTGTATGGTTCTGATGCCCAAATTACACCTAAAAATTATCAAAAAGTATTCACCTCTCCAACAATTGGAATGGATAATAAATTCCAAGTATATACTAAGGGCACCGTTGGGGTTATTAATTTTAGAGGCTCAACCAATCAAATTGTTAGTTGGGTAGAAAATATGTACTCTGCTATGATTCCAGCCAAAGGCGTGATCACCTTGGATAAAGTAGAACACCCCTATTGCTTCGCCCAAGATACAGGTGCAGCCGTACATTCTGGATATGCCCTAGCAGTCGTTTTGTTATCTCCAACTATTTTGGAACAAATTAGTCAACTCAACCAAAAAGGCATTTACGACATCTTAATCACAGGACACAGTCAAGGTGGTGCCTTAGCCAATATGACACGCGCCTACTTAGAAAATTTGCCCAAAGGTACCTTATCTTCTAAAAATGTTTATAAAACATATGCTTTTGCCAACCCTATGTGTGGTAATAAAAATTTTGCGGAAGAATACTATGCTCGCTATTGCGAAAATAATATGAGTTACACCATTATCAATCCTGCTGACTTGGTGCCATCTATGCCCATGCATTATCAAGAACAAGGAAAAATCTTGTCTAAAGAACGCCTAAAAGCATGGATTTTTGGTCAAGAGTCTTTTGATATTCGAAAAATTGGTTTGGAAATGGTGATTAGAAAATTTGAAAAAAGCTTAAAAGACTATGTGAATTCTTCCAACCGATTGATTGAGAAAATGGTTTCTGCTTCTTATGGATCGGTTGACATGCCCGACTATATCCGAGATATTAATTATTATCAAGTAGGCAATATTAGAGAATTACAGCAGTTTCCCTATCCCAAAATACAATTGGATTCCAATACTTTGACAGAAGAACAACTCGCAAAATTAAAACCTGCTGAAGATGGCAATTATTACAAAACAGAACCTAACTTTTATCAACATAAACCATACAATTACTACACGGCTATCCTAAGAGAATATTTTTCTAGAGATTATAAGAATTTAGAGGTCAAGTACCTTCCTGAAAACTTATAA
- a CDS encoding DUF6686 family protein, translating to MCQHTTLAQNSDGFILWCNECSVYRVHFSSIVMVLDCKGLESFKSSLTNCYQENRRHNIPKNQKYLFFNTQVDGLQLWFSVQDVGSLLSLLQEAALSHCELSYYQP from the coding sequence ATGTGCCAACACACCACTTTAGCTCAAAACTCAGACGGATTCATCTTATGGTGCAACGAATGTTCGGTTTATAGAGTACATTTTAGCTCAATTGTAATGGTTCTTGATTGCAAAGGTTTAGAATCTTTCAAAAGTAGTTTGACCAATTGTTATCAAGAAAATAGGCGTCATAATATTCCTAAAAATCAGAAATATTTATTCTTCAATACCCAAGTAGATGGCTTGCAACTTTGGTTCTCTGTCCAAGATGTTGGTTCCTTGCTTTCCTTATTGCAAGAAGCAGCGTTATCCCATTGTGAATTGAGTTACTATCAGCCTTAA
- a CDS encoding transposase — protein sequence MYDKLVEIVSKEFHQVPDHRKGHTEYLLHDCLMGAFAMFGLKDPSLLSFIDNAIHRKDNLEQVFKISKLPTDNGMRKILDAVQPSVFQPTFKTIFEHLERLKILESRRYLDQHLLVSVDATGTFSSNKIGCSQCLTKKRKNGTIEHHHQLLAASVVHPNFKTVFPVFGEAITRQDGSKKNDCERKACKRLFPHLRSILPKEKILILLDALYADGPTIKALQAQDIQMDYIIVIKEGYVLEQVKQLRKKDSLHQCQYQKNEKTLCRYRWASNLILNGANQDIIVNYLEYEEYDLEKDKVVYSNKWITNLTLTKSNVSSIATAGRARWKIENETFNTLKNQDYNLEHNYGHGKFYLSTVFALIMLLAFFVDQITRAVDESFEQALKEAKTLRDLRQKVRVLFDFIPTISMNLIYQIIARKVNIRPQLE from the coding sequence ATGTACGACAAATTAGTAGAAATAGTATCCAAAGAGTTTCACCAAGTTCCAGACCATCGAAAAGGACATACAGAATATTTGCTACATGATTGTTTAATGGGAGCATTTGCTATGTTTGGTCTAAAAGATCCATCATTATTGAGTTTTATAGATAATGCCATTCATCGTAAGGACAATTTAGAACAAGTCTTTAAAATTAGTAAGCTTCCAACAGATAATGGGATGCGAAAAATTTTAGATGCTGTCCAACCATCTGTTTTTCAACCTACTTTTAAAACAATCTTTGAACATTTGGAAAGGCTCAAAATACTCGAAAGTAGAAGATACTTAGACCAACATTTGCTAGTAAGTGTTGATGCCACAGGTACATTTTCTTCCAATAAGATTGGTTGTTCTCAATGTTTAACAAAGAAAAGAAAAAATGGTACAATAGAACATCATCACCAATTGTTAGCAGCGAGTGTAGTTCATCCTAATTTCAAGACCGTTTTTCCTGTTTTTGGAGAAGCAATAACGCGGCAGGATGGTTCAAAAAAGAATGATTGTGAACGAAAGGCATGTAAACGATTATTTCCACATTTACGCAGCATACTGCCAAAAGAAAAGATCTTAATTCTTTTAGATGCTTTATATGCTGATGGTCCAACTATTAAAGCACTTCAAGCACAAGATATCCAAATGGATTACATCATAGTAATCAAGGAAGGATATGTTTTGGAACAAGTTAAGCAACTTAGAAAAAAGGATAGTTTGCATCAGTGTCAATACCAGAAAAATGAAAAGACTCTGTGTCGATACAGGTGGGCATCTAACCTCATTCTAAATGGCGCAAACCAAGATATTATCGTAAACTATTTAGAATACGAAGAATATGATTTAGAAAAAGATAAAGTGGTTTATTCCAATAAGTGGATTACCAACCTAACTTTGACTAAATCAAATGTTTCATCTATTGCCACAGCTGGAAGAGCACGTTGGAAAATTGAAAATGAGACATTTAACACCTTGAAGAATCAAGACTACAATTTGGAACATAATTATGGTCATGGAAAATTCTACTTATCAACAGTATTTGCTTTGATTATGCTATTAGCATTTTTTGTTGACCAGATTACAAGGGCTGTTGATGAAAGTTTTGAACAAGCCTTAAAAGAAGCAAAAACATTGCGTGATTTAAGGCAGAAAGTTCGAGTACTCTTTGATTTTATTCCTACTATTTCAATGAACTTAATCTATCAAATAATCGCTAGAAAGGTCAATATTCGACCTCAATTAGAATAG
- a CDS encoding transposase family protein → MNYDNLKKNPTNFLSLTSLKVEEFEKLLSVFYGVWVRYFRWHTLEGKKRKFPNARPEQDTKTLATVEDKLLFALVYLKNYPLQQFQAANFGLSQAKVSIWMKLLQPLLLESLKQLGVVPQREGHKLAQLLEEFGDDSYNQDVTERSIHRNSDQDIQESQYSNKKKDIP, encoded by the coding sequence ATGAACTATGATAACTTAAAAAAGAATCCGACAAATTTCTTGTCTCTAACGAGCCTAAAGGTAGAAGAGTTTGAAAAACTTCTATCCGTATTTTATGGTGTATGGGTTCGATATTTTCGATGGCATACATTGGAAGGTAAAAAACGTAAATTTCCAAATGCTAGACCAGAGCAAGACACCAAAACATTAGCTACTGTCGAAGACAAATTACTATTTGCATTGGTTTATTTAAAAAATTACCCTTTGCAGCAATTTCAAGCAGCCAATTTTGGGCTGTCCCAAGCAAAGGTTAGTATTTGGATGAAACTACTTCAACCATTGCTATTAGAAAGTCTCAAACAACTAGGAGTTGTGCCCCAACGAGAAGGGCATAAATTGGCACAATTACTAGAAGAATTTGGTGACGATTCTTATAACCAAGACGTAACAGAACGTAGTATACATCGAAACTCTGACCAAGATATTCAAGAAAGCCAATATAGTAACAAAAAAAAAGACATTCCATAA
- a CDS encoding transposase family protein, with protein sequence MFLSQTRDGTVFNKRIADEENCTFPEGIYLRQDKGFQGYAPPGVHIQQPIKKPRGKQLSAVAKWFNASVGSMRISIEHAISGIKRCRIVKERCRHYDSEFRDQVMLICTALHNFRVQSPFRNYKSSHVWARIVNFS encoded by the coding sequence TTGTTCTTAAGCCAGACACGCGATGGAACTGTATTTAATAAGCGAATTGCTGATGAAGAAAACTGTACTTTTCCTGAAGGAATCTACCTTCGTCAAGATAAAGGTTTTCAAGGTTATGCTCCTCCAGGAGTCCACATACAACAACCAATTAAAAAGCCAAGAGGTAAACAATTAAGTGCTGTTGCAAAATGGTTTAATGCTTCTGTTGGGAGTATGAGAATTTCAATTGAGCATGCTATCTCAGGTATAAAACGTTGTCGGATTGTCAAGGAACGTTGTCGTCACTATGACTCTGAATTCAGAGATCAAGTTATGCTTATTTGTACAGCGCTTCACAACTTTAGGGTACAAAGCCCCTTTCGGAATTATAAGTCCTCGCATGTGTGGGCGCGAATAGTCAACTTTTCCTAA